A genomic segment from Chitinophaga niabensis encodes:
- a CDS encoding ROK family protein: MSQTFFEELNNETLGGVAYKNLSLKKKMIAYFANINNATIADLAKELNASTPKVTTLLNELLQEGLVHDYGKVDSTGGRRPNLYGMAPDAGFFIGVEVKRYHINLGLLDFKKNLVKFVEKIPYDLQNTAASLDDLCKIVVKFIDELPVGREKILGAGVNLSGRINYATGYSYSFFHFDEEPLSRVIEARIGIRTFLENDSRAMAYGEFSSGTVNNEKNVLFVNLDHGIGLGILINGQLYYGKSGFAGEFGHIPFFNNELICHCGKKGCLETEASGAALVRKFQEKLKEGFSTVVMRKHKQPEQITLTDIIHAANNDDMLAIELVAEIGEKLGKGIAMLINLFNPELVILGGSISTTGDYIRLPIKSAINKFSLSLVNNDTQLILSRLGEKAGIIGACLLVRNKLLSLA, translated from the coding sequence ATGAGTCAAACATTCTTTGAAGAATTAAATAATGAAACCCTGGGTGGTGTAGCCTATAAGAATCTAAGTCTGAAGAAAAAGATGATCGCCTATTTTGCCAATATCAATAATGCGACCATTGCGGACCTGGCTAAAGAACTGAATGCCAGCACCCCTAAAGTGACCACGCTGTTAAACGAACTCCTGCAGGAAGGCCTCGTGCACGACTATGGGAAAGTGGACAGCACAGGAGGGAGAAGACCTAACTTATATGGCATGGCGCCGGACGCCGGTTTCTTTATTGGCGTGGAAGTAAAGCGGTACCATATTAATCTTGGCCTGTTGGATTTCAAAAAGAACCTTGTAAAGTTCGTAGAGAAGATCCCTTACGACCTGCAGAACACTGCGGCTTCGTTAGATGACCTGTGTAAGATCGTAGTGAAGTTCATTGATGAGCTGCCTGTTGGCAGGGAAAAGATCCTGGGGGCAGGTGTGAACCTCTCCGGCCGTATTAATTATGCAACAGGTTACAGTTACAGCTTTTTCCATTTTGATGAAGAACCGCTGAGCAGGGTGATCGAGGCCCGCATTGGCATCAGGACCTTCCTGGAGAACGATTCCCGCGCTATGGCATATGGTGAATTCAGCAGCGGCACAGTTAACAACGAAAAGAATGTACTGTTTGTAAACCTGGACCATGGTATTGGTTTAGGTATCCTCATCAACGGCCAGTTGTATTATGGTAAATCCGGTTTTGCAGGAGAGTTCGGGCATATCCCCTTCTTTAATAATGAACTGATCTGCCATTGCGGTAAAAAGGGTTGCCTGGAAACAGAAGCCTCCGGCGCTGCGCTGGTCCGTAAGTTCCAGGAGAAACTGAAGGAAGGTTTTTCTACTGTAGTGATGCGCAAGCATAAACAACCGGAGCAGATCACTTTAACAGATATTATACACGCCGCTAATAATGATGACATGCTGGCCATTGAACTGGTAGCAGAGATCGGCGAAAAACTCGGGAAAGGCATTGCCATGCTGATCAACCTCTTCAACCCTGAACTGGTGATCCTGGGTGGCAGTATTTCCACTACGGGCGATTATATCCGCCTGCCCATCAAAAGTGCGATCAACAAGTTCTCACTGAGCCTGGTCAATAATGATACCCAGCTGATCCTCTCCCGCCTTGGGGAAAAAGCAGGGATCATCGGGGCCTGCCTGCTGGTAAGGAATAAATTATTATCGCTGGCATAG
- a CDS encoding FAD-dependent oxidoreductase: MRNCTQLLILVFSFIYTTVNAQTKTDLLVIGGGASGTMAGIQAARMGTNTLIIEETTWLGGMLTSAGVSAIDGNNRMPSGLWGEFRSHLYTYYGGPAAVYTGWVSNCLFEPHVGNDILKKMAAAEPKLQIAYQTKWQSIRRLDDRWEVTILQGKKKSTIEAKLVIDATELGDVMAAAGAKYDIGMDSRDETGELQAPEKANDIIQDLTYVVVLKDYGKGANKTIPKPEGYNAAEFAKSCDVSDPASFDSPDNNCHHMMQYGRLPNNKYMINWPKSGNDFYLNIIENTPTEREQALKAAKLHSLRFIYYLQAALGYKHLGIADDEFPTTDKLPMIPYHRESRRVKGEAVLTVNEVSRPYEKTLYRTGVAVGDYTIDHHHEKNQAAPKIDFVKIRVPSYNVPLGSLIPKGVEGLIVAEKSISVTNIVNGATRLQPVVLGIGQAAGALAAISLQQNIQPRQVAIRSVQQALLNAKAYIMPFIDVPAESVHFAAIQRIGATGILKGTGVPYQWANQTWFYPEKIITRYELAEGLRTYYASLLNYWGASGDPLTLQFLLELFDKAGTKVTLQQVEADWNKLAIAGKPAATLELNRSTTAVLIDYYLKPFQKGVDFSGQFN; this comes from the coding sequence ATGCGCAACTGTACTCAGCTATTAATACTGGTATTCAGCTTTATTTATACTACTGTGAACGCACAAACGAAAACGGATCTTTTGGTGATCGGTGGTGGTGCAAGTGGTACAATGGCTGGAATTCAGGCTGCCCGTATGGGTACTAATACACTGATCATAGAAGAAACTACCTGGCTCGGAGGCATGCTTACTTCCGCAGGTGTATCTGCCATTGATGGTAATAACAGGATGCCTTCCGGTTTGTGGGGAGAGTTCCGTTCACATCTTTATACTTATTATGGAGGTCCGGCCGCAGTATACACCGGTTGGGTCAGTAACTGTTTATTTGAGCCGCATGTAGGCAATGATATATTAAAGAAGATGGCTGCAGCTGAACCAAAACTGCAGATCGCTTATCAAACAAAATGGCAATCCATCCGCCGCCTGGATGATCGCTGGGAGGTAACCATCCTGCAGGGAAAGAAGAAAAGTACCATCGAAGCAAAACTGGTAATAGATGCCACTGAACTGGGAGATGTAATGGCAGCAGCAGGCGCAAAGTATGATATCGGGATGGACAGTCGTGATGAAACAGGAGAACTCCAGGCACCCGAAAAAGCCAACGACATTATACAGGACCTTACTTATGTGGTGGTACTGAAAGATTACGGTAAAGGCGCCAACAAAACCATTCCCAAACCAGAAGGATATAATGCAGCGGAGTTTGCAAAGAGCTGTGATGTATCTGATCCTGCTTCTTTTGACTCCCCGGATAATAACTGTCATCATATGATGCAGTACGGCCGTTTGCCGAATAATAAATACATGATCAACTGGCCGAAATCCGGCAATGATTTTTACCTCAATATCATTGAGAATACACCTACAGAAAGGGAGCAAGCCCTGAAAGCTGCGAAACTGCACAGTTTGCGCTTTATCTATTACCTGCAGGCCGCGCTCGGCTACAAACACCTGGGCATTGCGGACGATGAATTTCCTACAACTGACAAGTTACCCATGATCCCTTATCACCGGGAGTCCCGCCGTGTAAAAGGAGAAGCTGTGTTAACTGTGAATGAAGTGTCCAGGCCTTATGAAAAGACCTTGTATCGTACGGGCGTGGCTGTAGGGGATTATACGATAGATCATCATCATGAAAAGAACCAGGCAGCACCTAAGATCGATTTCGTAAAGATCCGTGTGCCTTCTTATAATGTTCCCCTGGGCAGCCTCATACCAAAAGGTGTGGAAGGATTGATCGTAGCGGAGAAGAGCATCAGTGTTACGAATATCGTGAACGGCGCTACCCGTTTGCAGCCTGTGGTATTAGGCATTGGCCAGGCCGCGGGTGCACTCGCAGCTATTTCATTGCAACAAAATATACAACCTCGCCAGGTAGCCATCAGATCAGTGCAGCAGGCACTGCTCAATGCAAAAGCCTACATCATGCCTTTTATTGATGTGCCTGCAGAGAGCGTGCATTTTGCGGCCATCCAGCGCATTGGCGCCACCGGTATCCTCAAAGGAACAGGTGTTCCTTATCAATGGGCTAACCAAACATGGTTCTACCCTGAAAAGATCATCACACGTTATGAACTCGCAGAAGGCCTTCGCACTTATTATGCTTCCCTGTTGAATTACTGGGGCGCGTCCGGCGATCCTTTAACACTGCAGTTCCTGCTGGAACTTTTTGATAAAGCAGGTACTAAAGTAACACTGCAACAGGTGGAAGCAGACTGGAATAAACTGGCTATCGCCGGCAAACCTGCTGCTACACTGGAACTAAACAGAAGCACTACAGCTGTATTAATAGACTATTATTTGAAGCCATTCCAAAAGGGCGTGGACTTTAGCGGACAATTCAATTAA
- a CDS encoding SusC/RagA family TonB-linked outer membrane protein — translation MDVLSTKRSMVRWLLCLAILIAPSIHTYAQTGNVSGTVTDEKGGSIPGVTVQIKGTSLGTKTDVTGKFSLPLKSASATLVFSFIGFQTKEITTGPAADLKVTLAESASGLNEVIVVGYGKQKRQNVIGSAVQISGDQLKQAPTMNLTNALAGRLPGLTTLQQSGRPGADDATLRIRGVATYNGNQAPLVIIDGVPRTSFGTLDPAEVESITLLKDAVSTAVYGLQAANGIILVTTKRGKSGKPQITYDGGLQVTSNTRFPKFLNGPDYMYWYNKGTDMDNDYLDHTGAFPVPYVYTKEQIEAVRNGTNTNPLLGNTDWVGKLADNTAISHQHNVTVRGGTDKVKYFTSAGFLDQNGVIENTGFKRYNVRSNIDAELNDIFSVSVDLGVRQTNTRTPGISPDNTAYLNPFYQAVRMLPNMPEYAPNGLPVAYNSNAGWVNPIASVQQSGYQNGQSNIFQGNITFRAKIPWVKGLEAKVLAAYDKTSTENKSWLTPYTLMGRARDQTTGDFVMLNTLPGITRTTLRQSYSQNFRKTFQPSITYNQTFGDHEISALALYEFGQGRNNVFSTGASNFPLTDIHEIDYGGQGPLDIIAPTGSSGLDSRAGYVGRINYVYKGKYLVELATRYDASINFHPDYRWDYFPAAAVGWIVSKEPFFEKAKGVVDFLKLKASLGRLGNESISSFQYLQTYQLTTDPVIVLGGKPTAAIYTSAPPNPSITWETAKVTNVGFESLWLDGKLGFDFEYFYKLTTNILAGQSGLFPPTIGGYYPATVNSGIMDNRGFDLQVRYNNHIGKLEYGVTGNFNWARNKIIRMDENASTPEWLRRVGKPLGTKFGFVADGMYQNWEEAANAPSPSAGVVAPGFFRYKDINGDGRITRTDDFVAIGRSNLPEIMYGLNIYLKYGGFDFSALLQGAALSSVNLAGTYEGSSGTSGVDDNTPFTRSFYGYGNSPYFLVEGAWTPDNPNAEFPRLSAYKAPLTAHNAHINSGWIRDGSYLRVKSMQLGYTIPASWMKQAKIQQFRVYVSGFNLFTFDKLKYLDPEMPNVNNGFYPQQRILSAGVNLSF, via the coding sequence ATGGATGTTTTATCTACCAAAAGAAGTATGGTCAGATGGTTGCTATGCCTCGCTATTCTGATAGCGCCATCCATCCACACCTACGCACAGACAGGCAATGTTAGCGGAACGGTTACGGATGAAAAAGGAGGTTCCATACCAGGTGTTACGGTGCAGATCAAAGGCACCTCGCTTGGCACCAAAACAGATGTGACCGGTAAATTCTCTTTACCGCTGAAATCAGCATCAGCCACGTTAGTATTTAGCTTTATTGGCTTTCAGACAAAAGAAATTACAACAGGCCCTGCGGCCGATCTTAAAGTAACACTGGCAGAATCTGCAAGTGGTTTGAACGAAGTGATCGTAGTAGGGTATGGTAAACAAAAAAGACAGAATGTAATTGGTTCTGCGGTGCAGATCAGTGGCGACCAGCTGAAACAGGCGCCCACTATGAACCTTACCAATGCATTGGCTGGCCGCTTACCTGGCCTTACCACTTTGCAGCAATCAGGCCGTCCCGGTGCGGATGATGCTACTTTGCGTATCCGTGGTGTGGCTACATATAATGGTAACCAGGCTCCGCTGGTGATCATTGATGGCGTACCGCGTACTTCTTTCGGTACGCTGGACCCTGCTGAGGTAGAATCCATTACATTGCTGAAGGACGCCGTGTCTACCGCAGTTTATGGTTTACAGGCGGCGAATGGTATTATCCTCGTAACCACTAAACGTGGTAAAAGCGGAAAACCACAGATCACTTATGATGGCGGTTTACAGGTAACTTCCAATACCCGTTTCCCTAAATTCCTTAATGGCCCGGATTATATGTACTGGTACAATAAAGGAACGGATATGGATAATGATTACCTGGACCATACCGGCGCATTCCCTGTTCCCTACGTGTACACGAAAGAACAGATAGAGGCGGTGCGCAATGGTACCAATACCAATCCGCTGTTGGGTAATACTGACTGGGTAGGTAAACTGGCAGACAACACTGCCATTTCACACCAGCATAATGTAACAGTAAGAGGTGGTACAGATAAAGTGAAGTATTTTACCAGCGCGGGTTTCCTGGATCAGAATGGTGTGATTGAAAATACGGGCTTCAAACGTTACAACGTTCGTTCCAACATCGATGCGGAACTGAATGATATCTTCTCCGTATCAGTAGACCTGGGCGTTCGCCAGACCAATACCCGCACACCGGGTATCTCCCCTGATAACACTGCTTACCTGAACCCTTTCTACCAGGCAGTGCGGATGCTTCCAAACATGCCTGAGTATGCTCCTAACGGATTACCAGTTGCGTATAACAGTAATGCAGGTTGGGTGAATCCTATCGCATCTGTACAACAATCCGGTTATCAGAACGGCCAATCCAATATCTTCCAGGGGAATATCACTTTCCGTGCAAAGATACCATGGGTGAAAGGTTTGGAAGCAAAAGTGCTCGCGGCGTATGATAAAACCAGTACAGAAAATAAAAGCTGGCTCACACCTTATACCCTGATGGGCCGCGCCAGGGATCAGACTACAGGAGATTTTGTAATGCTGAATACTTTACCGGGTATCACAAGAACCACCCTGCGCCAGTCTTACAGCCAAAACTTCCGTAAAACATTCCAGCCAAGTATCACCTATAATCAAACCTTTGGTGATCATGAGATCAGTGCATTGGCATTGTATGAATTTGGCCAGGGCAGGAACAACGTGTTTTCTACAGGCGCCAGCAATTTCCCATTGACGGATATTCATGAGATCGACTATGGCGGACAGGGCCCATTGGACATCATTGCTCCTACAGGCAGCAGCGGACTGGATTCAAGGGCAGGTTATGTAGGCCGTATCAATTATGTATATAAAGGAAAATACCTGGTAGAATTAGCAACCCGTTATGATGCTTCTATCAACTTCCACCCGGATTACCGCTGGGATTATTTCCCTGCAGCAGCAGTGGGTTGGATCGTGAGTAAAGAACCCTTCTTTGAAAAAGCAAAAGGCGTGGTGGACTTCCTGAAACTGAAAGCCTCTTTAGGGCGTTTGGGTAATGAGTCTATCTCTTCCTTCCAGTATCTGCAAACTTACCAGCTGACCACCGATCCGGTGATTGTTCTGGGTGGCAAGCCAACTGCAGCTATTTATACCAGTGCACCTCCTAATCCTTCCATTACCTGGGAAACAGCCAAAGTAACGAACGTGGGTTTTGAGTCTTTGTGGCTGGATGGTAAACTTGGATTTGATTTTGAATATTTCTATAAGCTCACTACAAATATCCTGGCTGGGCAGTCTGGCTTATTCCCACCCACCATTGGGGGCTATTATCCGGCTACCGTGAATTCCGGTATTATGGATAACCGTGGTTTTGATCTGCAGGTCCGTTACAATAATCATATTGGCAAACTGGAATATGGTGTTACCGGTAACTTCAACTGGGCAAGGAATAAGATCATCCGTATGGATGAAAACGCTTCTACCCCTGAATGGTTGCGCCGTGTAGGTAAACCGCTGGGTACCAAGTTTGGCTTTGTTGCAGATGGTATGTATCAGAATTGGGAGGAAGCAGCTAATGCACCTTCACCAAGTGCTGGTGTAGTGGCACCCGGTTTCTTCAGGTATAAAGATATTAATGGTGATGGCCGTATTACCCGTACGGATGATTTCGTGGCTATTGGCCGCAGCAATCTGCCGGAGATCATGTATGGCCTGAACATCTACCTGAAATATGGTGGTTTTGATTTCTCAGCCTTGCTGCAGGGTGCTGCGCTCAGCAGTGTGAACCTGGCAGGTACTTATGAAGGTTCCAGCGGAACTTCCGGTGTAGACGATAACACACCTTTCACCAGGTCTTTCTACGGTTATGGTAACTCTCCTTACTTCCTGGTAGAAGGAGCATGGACGCCTGATAATCCGAATGCAGAATTCCCGCGTCTCTCTGCTTACAAAGCACCATTAACTGCTCACAACGCACATATCAACTCCGGTTGGATCCGTGATGGTAGTTACCTGCGTGTAAAATCCATGCAACTGGGATATACCATTCCTGCTAGCTGGATGAAACAGGCAAAGATCCAGCAGTTCCGCGTATATGTTTCAGGTTTCAACCTGTTCACATTCGACAAGCTCAAATACCTGGACCCTGAGATGCCGAACGTTAACAACGGTTTCTATCCGCAACAACGCATTTTATCAGCAGGTGTAAACCTTTCATTCTAA
- a CDS encoding isoaspartyl peptidase/L-asparaginase family protein, with the protein MRKLLLFLLVLLIGACKNTQQRNMGNYVLVIHGGAGTILKKNMTPEKEARYKAGLEEALKKGYAVLEAGGTSLDAVEATIRILEDNPLFNAGKGAVFTHDGRNELDAAIMDGKTLGAGSVAGVRTIKNPITLARAVMEKSEHVMMVGNGAEQFAAEVGVEIVDTSYFRTEERWQGLQNALKEDSIKAKLDHSFLTPQKAGTINHDNKFGTVGCVALDHNGNLAAGTSTGGMTNKKYGRVGDAPIIGAGTYANNKTVAVSCTGWGEFYIRSVVAHDLSALMEYKGLSVQVAGKTVIKKVGDLGGDGGLIALDKDGNMAMPFNTEGMYRGAVTKDGKIEILIYKE; encoded by the coding sequence ATGAGAAAACTACTTCTCTTTTTGCTTGTCCTGCTTATAGGAGCATGTAAAAATACGCAACAACGGAACATGGGGAACTATGTATTGGTGATCCATGGCGGAGCCGGTACCATCCTCAAAAAGAACATGACACCAGAAAAGGAAGCCCGCTACAAAGCCGGACTGGAAGAAGCGCTGAAGAAAGGATATGCTGTTCTGGAAGCAGGTGGTACCAGTCTTGATGCAGTAGAAGCCACCATCCGCATACTGGAAGATAATCCTTTGTTCAATGCAGGTAAAGGCGCTGTATTCACGCACGACGGAAGGAATGAGCTGGATGCCGCCATCATGGATGGTAAAACACTGGGAGCAGGTTCTGTAGCGGGTGTGCGTACCATCAAAAACCCGATCACCCTGGCAAGAGCCGTAATGGAAAAGTCAGAGCATGTGATGATGGTGGGTAATGGTGCTGAACAGTTCGCTGCAGAAGTAGGCGTGGAAATAGTTGACACTTCTTATTTCAGAACAGAAGAACGCTGGCAGGGGTTACAGAATGCATTGAAAGAAGATTCTATTAAAGCAAAGCTGGACCATAGTTTCCTTACCCCGCAAAAAGCAGGTACCATCAATCACGATAATAAATTCGGTACTGTTGGCTGCGTGGCATTAGACCATAATGGCAACCTTGCCGCAGGTACTTCTACCGGTGGTATGACCAATAAAAAATACGGCCGTGTGGGCGATGCGCCTATCATTGGTGCCGGTACTTATGCTAACAACAAAACAGTGGCTGTATCCTGCACAGGATGGGGTGAGTTCTATATCCGCAGTGTGGTAGCACATGATCTTTCTGCACTCATGGAATACAAAGGCCTGTCTGTACAGGTAGCTGGTAAAACAGTGATCAAAAAAGTAGGGGATCTTGGCGGAGACGGAGGATTGATTGCATTGGATAAAGATGGCAATATGGCCATGCCTTTCAATACAGAAGGTATGTACAGGGGTGCTGTTACAAAAGATGGTAAGATTGAAATACTGATCTATAAAGAATAG
- a CDS encoding DNA-formamidopyrimidine glycosylase family protein — translation MPEGPSIVILKEELAPFIGKKVTAVSGNAKIALERMEKKKITGIKSWGKHLLICFPGFAVRIHFLLFGTYRINETKASPPRLHLQFSKGEINFYACSVIIIDEPLDERYDWSRDIMNDAWDAKKAMASLNEIPQTLVCDALLDQDIFAGAGNIIKNEVLFRIKVHPASKVGKLPLKQKKDLIKEAVKYSFEFLEWKKAYVLKKHWKVHTKKTCPRCHIPLIKEYLGKTNRRTFFCENCQVLYK, via the coding sequence ATGCCTGAAGGACCTTCAATTGTTATACTGAAAGAAGAACTTGCGCCATTTATCGGAAAGAAAGTAACGGCTGTTTCCGGCAATGCAAAGATTGCACTGGAGCGCATGGAAAAGAAAAAGATCACAGGTATCAAAAGCTGGGGTAAACATTTACTGATCTGCTTTCCGGGCTTTGCCGTACGTATACATTTCCTTCTTTTCGGCACTTACCGTATCAATGAAACAAAAGCATCCCCACCCCGTTTACACCTGCAATTCAGCAAGGGGGAGATCAATTTCTACGCCTGTTCCGTTATTATCATAGACGAACCGCTGGATGAACGATACGATTGGAGCAGGGATATCATGAATGATGCATGGGATGCAAAGAAAGCGATGGCCAGCCTGAATGAGATCCCCCAAACCCTTGTATGCGATGCCTTGCTGGACCAGGATATCTTTGCAGGTGCCGGGAATATCATTAAGAACGAAGTGTTATTCAGGATAAAAGTACATCCTGCCAGTAAAGTAGGTAAGCTACCGCTTAAACAAAAGAAAGACCTGATCAAAGAGGCTGTTAAGTACAGCTTTGAATTCCTGGAATGGAAGAAGGCCTATGTGTTGAAGAAACACTGGAAAGTGCATACAAAAAAGACCTGCCCACGCTGCCATATTCCTTTAATAAAAGAATACCTGGGCAAAACAAACCGCAGAACATTCTTCTGCGAAAACTGCCAGGTACTGTATAAATAA
- a CDS encoding PhzF family phenazine biosynthesis protein — MTTEQKSMQYYVLDVFTHERFKGNQLAVVVINKELDLKLYHDISREFNFSETSFIHYSKEEKALKVRSFTASGIEINGAGHNLLGAICLAELKDMNIFRHQEKAPFVIMKDERIPISIENNGHDLPYVGMLQKPATTGNTVPIEDMAAALSLQPEDLVVRDWLPTVVSTEVGHLMIPIKNMEALNRAVPVKPSLRNLATGYGFEGCYCFTITDKDTPQIAQARFFNPSIGIDEDAATGSAAGPLGGFLFLKGYIHQHTDYSILQGVKMNQPSVLRFRITPEGIWLSGTSIIVMEGILHV; from the coding sequence ATGACAACGGAACAAAAATCCATGCAGTATTATGTACTGGACGTATTCACCCATGAAAGGTTTAAAGGCAATCAACTGGCAGTAGTGGTGATCAATAAAGAACTTGACCTCAAACTGTACCATGATATCTCCCGGGAATTTAATTTTTCCGAGACCTCATTCATTCATTATTCAAAAGAAGAAAAGGCATTAAAGGTACGTTCTTTCACCGCCTCCGGAATAGAAATAAATGGTGCAGGACACAACCTCCTCGGTGCTATCTGTCTCGCGGAACTGAAAGACATGAATATTTTCCGCCACCAGGAAAAAGCTCCTTTTGTGATCATGAAAGATGAACGTATTCCCATTTCTATTGAGAACAACGGGCATGACCTTCCCTATGTAGGCATGCTGCAAAAACCTGCCACTACTGGTAACACCGTTCCCATTGAAGATATGGCAGCAGCCCTTTCCCTGCAACCGGAAGACCTGGTGGTACGCGACTGGCTACCTACTGTTGTTAGCACAGAAGTAGGCCACCTGATGATCCCCATTAAAAATATGGAGGCATTAAACAGGGCCGTACCTGTAAAACCCAGCCTCAGGAACCTCGCCACTGGTTATGGCTTTGAAGGATGTTATTGCTTCACTATAACGGATAAGGACACCCCACAGATCGCGCAGGCACGTTTCTTCAATCCAAGTATCGGTATTGATGAAGATGCTGCTACCGGCAGTGCTGCAGGGCCTCTCGGCGGCTTTCTCTTCTTAAAAGGATATATCCACCAACATACAGATTACAGCATACTGCAGGGTGTTAAAATGAACCAGCCCTCTGTGTTACGCTTTCGCATAACACCCGAAGGTATCTGGCTCAGCGGCACTTCCATCATTGTGATGGAGGGTATATTGCATGTGTAA
- a CDS encoding GntP family permease: MATSFLQVLLSLAAGIGLIVLLTVKFRVHAFFALFLACFVVGLGVQLSVAEIVTAMKEGFGHILKNLGFVIMLGTMLGVILEHTGSTRVMAAFILKLVGEKNAAAAMGITGFIVGLPIFCDSGYIVLSGLNKSVARRSGISLLVMSVSLASGLYAVHCLIPPHPGATAAAGIIGADIGKLILIGILVAVPAAVVGCWWAAHMGKKIPVTAMDEEEETPVLPDIPVWKAFLPVIVPIILIGVGAFSDLQKGAAFLHVLGDPVIALSIGVILAFFTSTSWHRDALSNLMQEAAEKAGSILVIIGAGGAFGAVLATTKLGDHFSSSLSLGNLGIIFPFLLAFILKTAQGSSTVAIITAASIIHPLLPALGLDSDMGKLLCMLALGGGSMMISHANDAYFWVISKFSGLDMKPMLKVYSMATLFMGLTTLVIVYILSLLLL; the protein is encoded by the coding sequence ATGGCCACTTCCTTTTTACAAGTACTGCTGTCTCTCGCAGCAGGTATTGGATTGATCGTACTACTTACGGTAAAGTTCCGGGTGCATGCTTTCTTCGCTTTATTCCTCGCGTGTTTTGTGGTAGGCTTAGGCGTACAGCTGTCTGTTGCTGAAATTGTTACAGCTATGAAAGAAGGCTTCGGGCATATCCTGAAGAACCTTGGTTTTGTGATCATGCTCGGTACCATGCTGGGTGTGATACTGGAACATACAGGCAGTACACGTGTAATGGCCGCATTCATTTTAAAGTTAGTGGGGGAAAAGAATGCTGCTGCTGCCATGGGTATTACAGGCTTTATTGTAGGCCTGCCCATCTTCTGTGATTCCGGTTATATTGTTTTAAGTGGCCTGAATAAATCTGTAGCAAGAAGAAGTGGTATATCCCTCCTCGTGATGTCTGTTTCACTGGCATCCGGCTTGTATGCCGTGCATTGTTTAATTCCTCCGCACCCTGGTGCTACGGCTGCTGCGGGTATTATCGGAGCAGATATCGGCAAGCTAATCCTGATAGGCATCCTGGTAGCTGTCCCCGCTGCTGTGGTGGGTTGCTGGTGGGCTGCCCATATGGGGAAAAAGATCCCCGTAACAGCTATGGACGAAGAAGAAGAAACACCCGTACTCCCGGATATTCCTGTATGGAAAGCATTCCTTCCTGTTATTGTTCCTATTATCCTAATTGGTGTGGGTGCTTTCAGTGATCTGCAAAAAGGTGCAGCCTTTCTGCATGTACTGGGCGATCCGGTCATTGCTTTATCCATTGGTGTGATCCTTGCTTTCTTCACCAGCACCAGCTGGCACAGGGATGCCCTGAGCAATTTAATGCAGGAAGCTGCTGAGAAAGCCGGGAGCATACTGGTGATCATTGGCGCAGGTGGTGCTTTTGGTGCCGTACTCGCCACCACAAAACTCGGCGATCATTTTTCCAGTTCCCTGTCACTGGGCAACCTGGGGATCATCTTCCCCTTCCTGCTCGCATTTATATTAAAAACCGCACAAGGCTCTTCTACGGTAGCCATTATTACAGCTGCTTCCATCATTCATCCTTTATTACCCGCACTGGGGCTGGATAGCGATATGGGCAAACTTCTCTGCATGCTGGCTTTGGGTGGCGGCTCTATGATGATCTCTCATGCCAATGATGCTTACTTCTGGGTGATCAGCAAGTTCTCCGGGCTGGATATGAAACCCATGCTAAAGGTATATTCCATGGCTACTTTATTCATGGGCTTAACAACATTGGTGATTGTGTATATCCTATCGCTGCTGCTGTTGTAA